A stretch of the Nicotiana tabacum cultivar K326 chromosome 6, ASM71507v2, whole genome shotgun sequence genome encodes the following:
- the LOC107777315 gene encoding uncharacterized protein LOC107777315, translating into MVMLMSSTSSFSLLPLNPNLSPIFSPAKPNRSIDYQFRIISGRGIRHVVVRNSNQTAEVTSSPSSDSVTDLESASTVVRKFYGGINSRDLDSVEQLIAENCVYEDLVFPQPFVGRKAILNFFKKFTDSVGSDLQFVIDDISQEDSSAVGVTWHLEWRGRPFPFSKGCSFYRLEVVNGQRQILYGRDSVEPAVKPGETALVAIRGVAWLLQQFPQLADRF; encoded by the exons ATGGTGATGCTGATGAGCAGCACCTCATCCTTCTCTCTCCTCCCTCTCAATCCAAACCTCTCCCCCATTTTCTCTCCGGCCAAACCCAACCGCTCTATTGATTATCAATTTAGGATCATTTCTGGCCGTGGGATAAGACACGTAGTTGTACGGAACAGCAATCAGACGGCGGAGGTTACTTCATCCCCTTCTTCTGATTCTGTAACTGATTTGGAATCGGCGTCGACTGTAGTGAGGAAGTTCTATGGCGGAATAAATAGCCGCGATTTGGACTCAGTTGAACAACTTATCGCTGAGAATTGTGTGTATGAGGACCTTGTATTTCCTCAACCTTTTGTTGGCCGTAAG GCGATTCTAAACTTTTTCAAGAAGTTCACTGACTCGGTTGGATCTGATCTGCAAtttgttattgatgatatatcCCAGGAGGATTCATCAGCTGTTGGCGTCACTTGGCACTTAG AATGGAGGGGAAGACCCTTTCCTTTTAGCAAAGGATGCAGCTTTTATCGATTGGAAGTGGTGAACGGCCAGAGGCAAATACT TTACGGCAGAGACAGTGTGGAACCTGCAGTCAAGCCTGGGGAGACAGCATTG GTTGCCATCAGAGGCGTAGCATGGCTGCTGCAACAATTTCCACAATTGGCAGATCGGTTTTGA